GCAagccacatattatattatattaaattatattatattatacgccttACCTGACACACAGCTGCCTCCGGGCTATGCTATGGATGTTTTAGGTGAcacaaaataatactttaaaatacaCGAATTTTAATAGATAAAGAAACACACTGATTGTTGCTCACAAAAGGAGCCCAGTTGTCGCTCGCAGGATTCGGTACTAGGAAGTTGTTACTAAGATGACTGTTGCTCATACACTGATTAAAGGTACGACACGGATATGCTGACCGGAGAGTGCAGTAAGGACTGGTAatcatttataagtaaatactaattttGCATAGGTCCAGCCTTTTTCAGGTGATGCCATTACCagcgtttaatttttatttagatagtttataataatatagttaggttCTTATTCTCGTTTTATCGTGTACAAAATTCGACGTCGgtgcgtaaataatataatgtacagtgGTGCAGgtcgtgttataatattaaaaaatgtaaatggcAACGCAGCCTTGGCGTCGGCCAATCGCGAGCGTCCGTTGCTACCATTGTGACGTCTCACACCCGGTGGTGTATAACAAAGAAGGTATATAATTTTCGgtccttatttattattattattgccatcgTTGTAACAaaacagataacaaaaaaatgaaaaatactcgAGAGAAGCGGCAAAGATATATTCTACCAAACAAACCTGGAGGCTGCGGGTGAAGTCTTAAAAATACGTATCCAGCGCAACGATAATTGCTGCTGAGAAAACACGTTTGTCCGCGCCGTATCCAGGGGGGTTGTTCGGCGTCGTAACGTGAGGGGATGTGTTCAAGGCCGGCAGATGTTTTTCGTGGCAAAAAAACGCCCggactatacaatattttatatacaatcaCCCTCGCCACTGCTGCGTATtaccattactattattattattactatcgttatCGAcacgtcatcatcatcatcagcaTTTCGGTGTTCATAATACGAAGGGTGGCGTGTGATATTGTTAGTAAGCCTAAACCAGTGATTATTCacctttttaatagtttttattacgaGTACAACATCCTAATATTAAGATCCATAAAAATAGCGACACGGTTAGAATAATTAAAGGATTTTTAAACAAGCAACACGTCTTAAAACCTAAATGGAAATTCAGAATGAGAACattttgacaattattattttcttatcggTGGTTTTTAACATCACGTCaaaacgtcataataatattatatttttggtactcaaaacatgtaaaatatcaagaaacattttttttttttttggcaacacGCCTCGTGGTAATTCACGACACACCGGTGAGAACCAGTGGGTCTAGACGCACTGcactataaaatcaaaatatcggACTTCGGCACgcacaataaataaatagtatattactcGGTAAATTAACGCAATCTAACTCCAACTGaccaattagtttttatttgtttgagtaAGGCCCGGCAGGACCCCACATCCGATGATCGctgtagatatataatataaagacgtTAAcgcatttatattgtatagaacgtatattgtataaattataaacttgtaaTGTATAATCCTGGAGCACACAAAAAATTATGCACTTTGCATTTAAATCCGgactttacataatattaaatatgtagtcGTCGTCGGCCGTCGCTgaggtaattttaataatatgttataaagcgtatataaaatactagctgatcccgctggcacttcgtttcccgttaaatgtaccaattctatatgactcaaactttgttcaattccttatttaatattcggtgtatggtgtatggtgttcaaaatttatcttaacttttctgttgcccggaataaaaattctgattcgcagcagtatattatcaggtaggcaatctacctgcggtagatcgcggaccccgtactgtttgtacgtaagtgtatgatataactctaaagtatcaaaatcgtacaaagtttgtcatttttacttaattccaccttcggaggattaatatgatcaattaatacaaaagcctaacgcaacctaACGTttatccgatgaataaaaaaaaacaaattgaacactttttaaattagcctatcttcttcccagaggtctaatctacacacaaatattcatataatattctacacaatatcggactttatttatgcctaaaaccggctccgtgatatcctctttcattttaaaaaaactgcatgacaattggataagaagtttcgaagccgaaccgtaacaaagatttcctcttttgcttgatttcagttttatacttttatatatatatagatacattataatacctttagtattatatagttaatagttattattataaattgtgatcATCGctatcgtcatcatcatcatcatttggatatatataatacataatgtacctactataatacgaCGTGGCGTGGAGCCACGACGCACTGCActaccccctccccccacccaCCCAAAAAAAAGGTTCACATGGCgggtacatattaatttataaaacgtatttaaaaaaaaattaggtattaataataataataatagtaacaaacgACGGTCTGCGCCGCCGACTCCCCGACGCCGCACGTTGTCGCCCACCACGGCGCGCCTTAGAGATTTCGTGGAAGGGCCATATAGGGTCTCGGCGGCGACGGCGTCCCTCTCTTATTCGAGACTCACAGCCGATGTAATGAAACACGacgacaaatataatatttacctacctatatagacgatccatgtaatatatataaacctatataatatacgatccacataatatattatatacctacctacctatatagacgatcgtataatatattattatattcaaacagTCACATTCcaaacattattatactaaataatacgcCCCTCTTCCCCGTACACGCACCGCACACCCCTTATAACGACAAACCCGAGATGTGATTAACGTTCCTATGCCCCTTCTAAAccacgcacataataatatatgtgttgcccgaatgtcgtaaaaataaatataatatattcatcgccgccaccgccgccgccgtctcacGACATCGGGCagaagatttttaatattatgtacatagtaggtacatacaaaattttttttctctcttgtTTCGTTTTTGTCGCTTGGTGTCGTTTATAGGTAATCCACGGGTTAACTCGATATTTATGGCAGCTGCAGATAACGAATGCACACAGTGTCTAATTTACATAAACTATAGGTTTTTAGGTAATAAAAACACGAAATTAAATGAAGCGTACAACTTTGTCTGTAtgataaaatgtacattaaacAGACCGATAACAACCCATTGTTTACCAACTTAAAGGAACGtgtgttatactaatatttaacaTTCGAGAATCTAATTAGATACgactatttaaaatgttcgaatatacatatttttttctttgcatgctgttcaaaatttaaaaaatatgctcggtcaaaaagcttgaaaatataaaatgaaattcttaacaaattttacttttagtgTTACCAACgtagtaggtaataggtaactattataatgtacctagtcTATATGTCTATTGTCTATGTCACAGTTAATCAGTGACAGAATGATACCAAGCGGGGGAATAAGAGGTGATTTTGGAAGCttttggaaaacattttaaagttgTGCATATTTccaacacaattattttttatgagggtctgaagtttaaattttgatgaaatagaattatcttattttgttgcaatgattcaaaaacgaatatcaGTAAAAATCCatgatatttttaccaatttattaaatctttttctaCACgtcataatttttgaaaatatattttgactctttttgagctattttgACAGAAAATTTAGCCCggtcaaaatgcttgaaaatttaaaacaaggttccttataagcaATTGTTAATGAAACCAAAGAAACGGTAAACTAAATATAGGTTTACTAGTTATATAACGTAAAGGTTTTATTATAAGGACTTAtgagtaatttaaaaacttgaatCTATATACTATTTACTAGTATTTGATGACTGCAAATAGTGACTTGTTACCATAAAAGTATGTTAATAATAGTGACTAATAACTTAATAACAGTAAATTAAAATCACGAATAGTTTTAATAtcatcaataaatgtataggtaattattaatattaataatacgtttaaaatattatgtacacggaAAATGCCTATCTaggtacaacaattatttatatttaaatatattaaaatatatttccgttataataattaataggtacgtattaaaacataaataacatCAATCTACTCGGCCTGTTTATAGGAAACACTTCATGCATTTCGagaaaagttaattaaaaatctaattaatttaattaacttttcTTGTAATTTACGTGGTTTAAACTATTGAAAACTGATTTCtgacgatttaaaattaaatttataatatatatttatttgcataCACAATACCCGCTATTATAAACATGTAAGTtcttacctattatatatttttttttgaaattcgcagtattcgaaataattttacaaaagaaaTATCCATTATATTTTCGTTACATGGAAATAATTCTAACAATATTACGTAACGcgttactacccaacactgcAGCTATAGTGCAACCTTACTAATAACTATGCAAAATAGTCAAACACATgcatacctataggctataattatctattaggtatcttatatttgaacattttttaaatttaagattttaagtaAAGGTCAAAATTACtcatacaaattttgaaatataattagtgtatatgattaaaattataatataggcagaTATACCatagtaaaaatacatatttgataCAATATGATACTATTAACTACACGGACACATGGCACAATATGGTATTTATATTCCCAATGTGTTTTACCTACGtgtgtattttatcaaaataaaacttttaaccACCTCctctatttaaaaaatggaaTGACGCCACTGTAAATAGAACAGGCATTGATAAATTaagcaattaataaataatatttataattagttatagtTAACAAAACCTATTAAAGATTTAAAGGCATTTCACAAACAACCCATTAGTTAGTAGGTAAATATCTTTCTAATTTGcagtgtttggaaagaacgtCGTTCATGAACGCACGTTCACGCGTTCacgttcatataatataaaactacctatattatagtgaacGTCACTCGAATTTTGCAAATAGAACGTAAACGTGAacgacgtttatatttttaatgaatttgatcgatttttaagacgtttaatttatttaccatttagtaaatattatatgtataaaatatattaattaattatattataataataatattttcatttttcccattataattcctataattttttttgattgcaaaatgtataaattaaatacgtgAAATTCCAGTGTCCccgaatttttaataaacctaATCGGTTTATCATAATAAGTACCCTAGTATTCGCTTAATTTTATCACTAGGAAATCCTTATCAAAATGTAACTCGAATAACGtgttagatattaaaaattaattcagattctttataaattatatctgctctaaagtctaaattatatttttattttttggttgagTCGTATATGTttataggtttttaatttttatattgactgTAGGAtaacaattcataaaaaaaattaaatgaacgacCCAATGAACACGTTCGTTTTTCAaaagaacgtgaacgtgaacgagttcatttttttagtgaacgttCCGAACACTGTgaaaaagtacattttaaaactttattaaatagtatgtaattatatttgtgtaaCCACATGCGTGATTCACTAAAACTCGAtgtaagaagaaaaaaaatcggaaaagaaaattatcaattatttgttaatatacaagattttcattataaattacaatttataattttgaaaatattatctaaatattaaaataaaaaggttttattcaataggtactgtgatttttttttaatgcatatctTAATAGCATATTTATTGATTCTCTGGGGCATAAGTGCATATTTTGAGGTTTTTAAGGGCATGAAGTCCCTAgccctattaataattaatagcgtGATAAAAGACGAACCCTCCCGAATaacgtgtttatattattattttaagtaggtataaaggTTAGGTTAGCGGGGACCGTAAAATGAGTCCGTAAACACAATTTACCGCCACTGCTGCGGTGTGTGGGGACTTTAACGCGTACAAAAATTATGGCGGCACTCGGTGTCGGAGATGGCAGCGTCGCATTTATTTTGTAGGTTAGGTATTAACGGCGTCGATGGCCCGCCGCCACGGCGTGTTTTGTGGCggtcatatttgatattaatctGTTCTCTATACATATCTGTGTGTGGTAGTTAGCAGATCAGCCGGGCCAATCGCCGGTGTCCACGTCTGGTTTTGATTTCAAATACCCGAAACGATATTTCCCTCCACTGCCGTCGCCACCATCACCACTCGCTAGTAGCACAGTGCCAACGCGTTCCCACTTCGTAGTTCGCATTACACTTCGATCCCTTAAACGTGCGCGTCGCAATCGGTATCGTCCTTTTTTTTAATGGTCGTCGGCTAAAAATTTGCGTCGCCCgtcaagtattataaaatatttatttgatagtataatattataatattcgtgcAAAATGAGAGCTGCACCGACGAAGATGTCTCTGTGCGCACTGGTCTGCCTGGTTACCACCCTAGCTGTTGGCGcggaaatatattttgaagaGAACTTCTCCGacggtatgtatattataaattattgctaTTGTGGCGAATGTTTATTTGATGTCATTATACCGTTCCACAGAATCGTTTGAGACCGCATGGACATACTCGGAATATCCTGGCAAAGAGTTCGGCAAGTTTGTATACAGCTCGGGCGCTTTCTACAACGATGTCGAGGCCGACAAGGGTATACAGACGTCACAGGACGCTCGATTCTATGCATTGTCCAAGAAATTCTTGCCATTTAGTAATGAAGACAGTGACCTCGTTATCCAGTACACGGTCAAACACGAGCAGGCTATTGATTGCGGCGGTGGATACGTTAAGCTGTTCAACTGTGATTTGGATCCAAAACAAATGCACGGTGAAACGCCATACGAAATTATGTTtggtaattatatttgtatattttttgtattatgtgtattagGTATTGTTAGACGTTAGTACAGCCCAAACTGTAATAggcaatatatatattgtaaacatttgtatttataataataaaaaaaaaaatatacccttAAATACATACTTAGTATTTATACTTAAACCTACTTAGTAATAATTAGAGGATACCACACTTGCGTCACAAGTTACTTACAGTGGCGGCTTGTGCTGCATAAGGTGGtgcacaaataattatataagatacCTTTGTagactaataaaaaaatgttatagataCATACCCAAATTAATATACttctataattaaattttttaagttcTGTAAGctcaacatatttattatcaattaattattttcttctctttttatttattattttatgtaatatagtattgttttatGCAGCTTATGTGCAATACACAATGTCACGTTAACATTTCGATAATTGATTCACTACAATAGAAATAGGACCAAGACACACATTGGTTATTCTCcaaaagaccatattttaatttttactttcccGAATGTCGATGCATGTAACTAATATTTGTACGGCCTCCTGGAGGATAAATATGTTGTgcttatagaaattaaatatagataagtagattatttttaaaggtacttatacattttaaatgactTAAAGATTGATgatcatagttattattttcaagtattctgcataataattaatcaaaattgtatTCTGATAGGTATAgactttatatacctacattattatttaacttattgaaTGTTTTTAAAGTGCATATTGATAGTTTTCTGTAATGTGACGCacacattttctgaaaataatagTCATGCTTTTAaggtcaataaaataatttaaatacttcatACCTcaataactgttttttttaagaaaattgatATTATCTGCTTGTTCTAATACTATCCATTACATCGTTGGCATCTTttagtattgaaaaattattaaatttatttgagaACCTACCTATttctagaaaaatgtattaacataacaatatgaatttatgattatgAATGAAACCTGCAAGAGTTAAATATAGTGCATAAAGTACATAATAAGTgataaaaatctgtttttaaatggtaaatatttttcCCTATTAAGATGCTGTATCCtagaatgaaataataatttataggtacaataatttttttatattctatacgtgtacgtattcaatattttgatgtttttaacattttcttttaaaattatctaattgatgtaaatttgtttttaatttcaattcattttacttctataatttgtattgtttaaacaAAAGTTGTGTTTATTTCTAGGACCTGACATTTGTGGACCTGCTGTGAAGAAGGTGCATGTTATCTTCAGCTACAATGGCAAAAACGTATTGATCAATAAAGATATTCGTTGTCTTGATGATGTCTACACTCATGTTTACACACTTATTGTAAAACCTGATAATACTTATGAGGTATTAATTGACAATGAAAATGTAGAATCTGGTAAATTAGAAGCCGATTTCGACTTTTTGCCACCCAAGAAAATCAAGGATCCTGAAGTTAAGAAACCTGAAGATTGGGATGACAATGCTACTATTGATGACCCCAATGATAAGAAACCAGAAGATTGGGATAAGCCAAAACTCATTACCGACCCAACTGCCACTAAACCAGAAGATTGGGACGATGAAATTGACGGCGATTGGGAGCCAGCAATGATTGATAATCCAGAATACAAGGGTGAATGGGTACCAAAACAGATTGATAACCCAAAATACAaggtatgaataaattaaaatttcattctactttcatttttttacatttaagtcattgtaaaattatatctatGATGTTTAAAGGGAGTATGGGTACATCCAGAAATTGTCAATCCAGAATACAAACAAGATGATAAACTATATGCCAGAAAAGAAATTTGTGCCGTTGGTTTTGACTTGTGGCAAGTAAAATCTGGTACTATTTTCAAGAATATTTTGATTACAGACGACATTGAAGTAGCAAAAGATAAAGCAGACGACATTATCAAATTAAGAATTGTAAGtacaatctatattttaaaaatattgaatgtaattttaaataatttttattttactaggaGGGCGAGAAAAATATGAAGATAGCACTTGAAGATGAAGAAAGGATGAAAGCAATGCAAGAAGGAAAGATATCTAGTGACGCCCAACTTGATAATGAGAATGGAGAGGAAGATGAAGAAATTGTAACCACCGACGACACCCACGatgagttgtaaaaaaaataactgtataatattgtgattagtTTAAGACTGCcacttattattatgttttgataaaCACCTGTTCTTACAgtcactaaaataatttaattagttcaTTCCtcgataactattttttttttttttttttatagataattaataatatctgcttgtgaaaatattattgaatattcattattccttttagtattaagtaattacatttatttaagtagatACCTAAAATATCCTaaagtaaaaatcataatttataaaaataatatttttttatattcaatatttgttttaattaattggtCAATTAAATGACATACGCCTAtaagataagaaa
This genomic window from Metopolophium dirhodum isolate CAU chromosome 1, ASM1992520v1, whole genome shotgun sequence contains:
- the LOC132934437 gene encoding calreticulin-like, with the protein product MRAAPTKMSLCALVCLVTTLAVGAEIYFEENFSDESFETAWTYSEYPGKEFGKFVYSSGAFYNDVEADKGIQTSQDARFYALSKKFLPFSNEDSDLVIQYTVKHEQAIDCGGGYVKLFNCDLDPKQMHGETPYEIMFGPDICGPAVKKVHVIFSYNGKNVLINKDIRCLDDVYTHVYTLIVKPDNTYEVLIDNENVESGKLEADFDFLPPKKIKDPEVKKPEDWDDNATIDDPNDKKPEDWDKPKLITDPTATKPEDWDDEIDGDWEPAMIDNPEYKGEWVPKQIDNPKYKGVWVHPEIVNPEYKQDDKLYARKEICAVGFDLWQVKSGTIFKNILITDDIEVAKDKADDIIKLRIEGEKNMKIALEDEERMKAMQEGKISSDAQLDNENGEEDEEIVTTDDTHDEL